One Lytechinus pictus isolate F3 Inbred chromosome 12, Lp3.0, whole genome shotgun sequence genomic region harbors:
- the LOC129272934 gene encoding small ribosomal subunit protein bS18m-like isoform X2: MAMLTALPLQQARSLCRSIDWKYPQNDRQKLQQTEAINCEEDPYKVEAEKCILCKYQVPVSYKNVQLLSQFVSPNTGRIFGRHITKLCEAQHHRVTKAIKRAIQMGFMPNQYRSTQFLKDPSLYDVRYTGSNVIGQYSKLPDSNISEEELLEAH; this comes from the exons ATGG ctATGTTGACTGCATTACCTTTACAGCAGGCAAGATCATTGTGTAGATCGATTGACTGGAAGTATCCACAAAATGACAGACAAAAACTGCAACAGACTGAG GCCATTAACTGTGAAGAGGATCCATACAAAGTAGAAGcagaaaaatgcattttatgcaAGTATCAAGTCCCAGTGTCATATAAG AATGTCCAGCTGCTCTCTCAGTTTGTATCACCTAATACGGGTCGTATCTTTGGTCGTCACATCACTAAACTGTGTGAAGCACAGCATCACAGGGTTACCAAAGCTATTAAGAGGGCCATACAAATGG GTTTTATGCCAAACCAGTACAGGTCGACACAGTTCCTGAAGGATCCAAGCCTCTATGATGTCAGGTACACCGGTAGCAATGTGATTGGACAGTATTCCAAGCTACCTGATAGCAACATCAGTGAAGAGGAGCTGCTGGAAGCACATTAG
- the LOC129273525 gene encoding ELMO domain-containing protein 3-like yields MATSNSIARPSMDVSGNFAPPEIHISEPPEEKDYDDDFNDIIAEDDTPEAKGDNSACEAVNYKVSMDEFQKVDVFKSPSTLTKMPEPQPSSTCGIEDDVDGSMQNETAEAEEPVPEEPRETDQSQPSNQSSLTHNQSVEGDVKSGDPLLVNGTSQANRDEGHNGVTTPSSEDILKAEMIRTAAPEPSEQLQRAQAEWDAVETIQPGKHSGVRKQPLVSFNEALGFFQTCNMEKYISGIKPCIQRSGFAALKHLVLGPPKMNKGLLDERNLVFAIAQYPFDDEEDIHKRVLQTIYKQLTGSAIDCPRFGSHWEQIGFQGTDPSTDLRACGFLGLLTLLDFLMDSQKLALAKDIYRLSQHETQNFPFCVMSINMTRIALQTLREECLSRECNRRKQVFGVINDFYASLFLQLYQTWKQQRKTIHDSGFVIKELEASCKKNPRNLMRNLEIYLAERSSRGGDMSPRSGVASSPGKDKTIMDFAGVHELEDKDG; encoded by the exons atggcGACTTCCAATTCCATTGCGAGGCCGAG CATGGATGTTAGCGGTAACTTTGCACCTCCTGAAATCCACATCTCCGAGCCACCCGAAGAGaaggattatgatgatgattttaatgACATCATAGCTGAAGATGACACGCCAGAGGCAAAAGGAGATAACTCTGCTTGTGAGGCAGTCAACTACAAGGTTTCTATGGATGAGTTTCAGAAG GTTGATGTCTTTAAGTCACCTTCTACCCTCACCAAGATGCCTGAACCTCAACCATCTTCTACTTGTGGTATAGAGGATGATGTAGATGGATCCATGCAGAATGAGACTGCTGAG GCGGAAGAACCTGTCCCTGAGGAACCTAGAGAGACTGACCAATCTCAGCCATCcaatcaaagttcattgacccacaACCAGTCTGTTGAAGGGGATGTCAAGTCTGGTGATCCTCTCTTAGTGAATGGAACCAGTCAAGCCAACAGAGATGAAGGACATAATGGGGTTACCACTCCATCATCAGAGGACATTCTCAAG GCAGAGATGATAAGGACTGCAGCCCCTGAGCCCTCAGAACAGCTTCAGAGAGCCCAAGCCGAGTGGGATGCTGTGGAGACCATTCAACCTG GTAAACACAGCGGAGTAAGGAAGCAACCTCTAGTATCGTTCAATGAAGCGCTGGGATTCTTTCAAACCTGCAATATGGAGAAATATATC AGTGGGATAAAACCTTGTATTCAGAGATCAGGGTTTGCCGCCCTCAAACATCTCGTCTTGGGACCACCGAAGATGAACAAAGGTCTGCTCGATGAGAGGAACCTAGTCTTTGCTATTGCACAGT ATCCATTTGACGATGAAGAAGACATTCATAAGCGTGTTCTTCAGACCATCTACAAGCAGCTTACAGGAAGTGCGATAGACTGTCCTAGGTTTGGATCTCATTGGGAACAAATAGGTTTCCAAG GAACGGATCCATCAACCGATCTAAGGGCGTGTGGTTTCCTTGGTCTACTCACCTTACTTGATTTTCTCATGGACTCTCAGAAGTTAGCCCTAGCCAAAGATATCTACAGACTATCACAGCATGAAACACAG AATTTTCCTTTCTGTGTGATGTCCATAAATATGACAAGGATAGCATTGCAGACGTTACGAGAAGAATGTTTATCAAG AGAATGCAACAGACGGAAGCAAGTCTTTGGTgttattaatgatttttatgcGAGCTTATTCTTACAACTCTATCAGACGTGGAAACAGCAGAGAAAAACCATCCATGATTCAGGTTTTGTCATCAAAG AATTGGAGGCAAGCTGTAAGAAGAATCCTCGGAATTTGATGCGTAACCTTGAAATCTACCTCGCGGAGAGGTCATCACGAGGGGGTGACATGTCTCCGAGGTCAGGGGTCGCCTCATCACCTGGGAAAGATAAAACAATCATGGACTTTGCTGGTGTGCATGAGCTGGAAGACAAAGATGGCTGA
- the LOC129272934 gene encoding small ribosomal subunit protein bS18m-like isoform X1, whose amino-acid sequence MATYIRSSNLVRSATKTCFLQASLRLRHKIPMLTALPLQQARSLCRSIDWKYPQNDRQKLQQTEAINCEEDPYKVEAEKCILCKYQVPVSYKNVQLLSQFVSPNTGRIFGRHITKLCEAQHHRVTKAIKRAIQMGFMPNQYRSTQFLKDPSLYDVRYTGSNVIGQYSKLPDSNISEEELLEAH is encoded by the exons ATGGCGACTTACATTCGCTCATCGAATTTGGTTAGATCGGCAacgaaaacatgttttttacaAGCTTCATTGCGACTTCGTCATAAAATTC ctATGTTGACTGCATTACCTTTACAGCAGGCAAGATCATTGTGTAGATCGATTGACTGGAAGTATCCACAAAATGACAGACAAAAACTGCAACAGACTGAG GCCATTAACTGTGAAGAGGATCCATACAAAGTAGAAGcagaaaaatgcattttatgcaAGTATCAAGTCCCAGTGTCATATAAG AATGTCCAGCTGCTCTCTCAGTTTGTATCACCTAATACGGGTCGTATCTTTGGTCGTCACATCACTAAACTGTGTGAAGCACAGCATCACAGGGTTACCAAAGCTATTAAGAGGGCCATACAAATGG GTTTTATGCCAAACCAGTACAGGTCGACACAGTTCCTGAAGGATCCAAGCCTCTATGATGTCAGGTACACCGGTAGCAATGTGATTGGACAGTATTCCAAGCTACCTGATAGCAACATCAGTGAAGAGGAGCTGCTGGAAGCACATTAG
- the LOC129272934 gene encoding small ribosomal subunit protein bS18m-like isoform X3, with protein MLTALPLQQARSLCRSIDWKYPQNDRQKLQQTEAINCEEDPYKVEAEKCILCKYQVPVSYKNVQLLSQFVSPNTGRIFGRHITKLCEAQHHRVTKAIKRAIQMGFMPNQYRSTQFLKDPSLYDVRYTGSNVIGQYSKLPDSNISEEELLEAH; from the exons ATGTTGACTGCATTACCTTTACAGCAGGCAAGATCATTGTGTAGATCGATTGACTGGAAGTATCCACAAAATGACAGACAAAAACTGCAACAGACTGAG GCCATTAACTGTGAAGAGGATCCATACAAAGTAGAAGcagaaaaatgcattttatgcaAGTATCAAGTCCCAGTGTCATATAAG AATGTCCAGCTGCTCTCTCAGTTTGTATCACCTAATACGGGTCGTATCTTTGGTCGTCACATCACTAAACTGTGTGAAGCACAGCATCACAGGGTTACCAAAGCTATTAAGAGGGCCATACAAATGG GTTTTATGCCAAACCAGTACAGGTCGACACAGTTCCTGAAGGATCCAAGCCTCTATGATGTCAGGTACACCGGTAGCAATGTGATTGGACAGTATTCCAAGCTACCTGATAGCAACATCAGTGAAGAGGAGCTGCTGGAAGCACATTAG